One genomic window of Conger conger chromosome 9, fConCon1.1, whole genome shotgun sequence includes the following:
- the LOC133137526 gene encoding ubiquitin carboxyl-terminal hydrolase 5-like isoform X2: MADVSEVLMSVLSTIRVPRPGDRVHKDECVFSFANPEAEGGLYVCMNSFLGFGAQYVERHHNKNGQRAYLHIKRTRKAQKDEDANSDSPKKPIRLAIGIEGGFDIEQEQYEEEVKVVLFPDKQEVTLEDLTTMPDVVRERVSLSMTGLVSADSVSHTIQVQQWDGEVRQESRHAADLSQLDNGVKIPPSGWKCDVCGLEENLWMNLSDGKILCGRRYFDGSGGNNHALAHFQQTGYPLAVKLGTITPDGADVYSYEEDDMVLDSKLPEHLSHFGIDMMTMEKTERTMTELEIAANQRMGEWEVIQESGATLQPLTGPGFTGMSNLGNSCYLNSVMQVLFTVPDFQRKYASNIEKIFANAPSDPTHDFKTQVAKLGHALLSGEYSKPAHDSEDNPSGDQVGIAPRMFKALVGRGHPEFSTNRQQDAQEFFLHFINMVERNCRYGENPSEAFRFLVEERIVCQQSNKVKYTQRVDYIVQLPVPMEQATNADELQEVEQKRQEAEAAGVPPPPTPRAYIPFDACLDALSEPETLVDFWSSAVHAKTTASKTTSFASFPDYLVIQIKKFTFGLDWVPKKLDVSIDVPETLDLSSLRGTGLQPGEEVLPEVAPPPLMTPDVEVKAPVLDDSTVSQLCEMGFPLEACRKAVYCTGNTGIDAAMNWVMGHMDDPDFSAPMVLPCGSSAPGSTPTETLSEEHLATIVSMGFGRDQATRALRATSNVLERAVDWIFSHLDDLESMEVSEGGRSAAESEGGREPPPGPRVRDGDGKYELFGFISHMGTSTMCGHYVCHIKKDEQWVIFNDQKVCASEKPPKDLGYLYFYRRATE, from the exons ATGGCTGATGTGAGTGAGGTTTTGATGTCTGTTCTGTCCACGATTCGGGTTCCGAGGCCCGGAGATCGTGTCCACAAAGACGAATGCGTCTTCTCTTTTGCAAATCCG GAAGCAGAGGgtggtctgtatgtgtgtatgaacagTTTCCTTGGCTTTGGTGCTCAGTACGTGGAAAGACATCACAATAAGAATGGCCAAAGGGCGTATCTGCACATCAAGCGCACTCGTAAAGCCCAG AAAGACGAGGACGCAAATTCTGACTCGCCAAAAAAGCCGATACGGTTGGCTATTG GCATAGAAGGGGGATTTGATATAGAGCAGGAGCAGTATGAGGAAGAAGTCAAGGTTGTCCTCTTTcctgacaaacaggaagtgacattgGAGGACCTGACGACCATGCCCGATGTTGTCAGGGAGCGG GTGTCGTTGTCCATGACGGGGTTGGTGTCGGCAGACTCGGTGTCCCACACCATCCAGGTGCAGCAGTGGGACGGCGAGGTGCGGCAGGAGTCCCGGCATGCGGCCGACCTGAGCCAGCTGGACAACGGCGTCAAGATACCTCCCAG cgGGTGGAAGTGTGACGTGTGTGGCTTGGAGGAAAACCTGTGGATGAATCTCTCAGATGGGAAGATCCTCTGTGGGCGCAGGTACTTTGATGGCTCCGGAGGCAACAATCATGCCCTTGCGCACTTCCAGCAGACCGGATACCCCCTAGCTGTCAAACTGGGTACTATTACCCCTGATGGAGCAG ATGTGTACTCCTATGAGGAAGATGACATGGTTCTGGACTCTAAGTTGCCGGAACACCTGTCTCACTTTGGCATTGATATGATGACCATGGAGAAG ACAGAGAGAACGATGACTGAGCTGGAAATTGCGGCTAACCAGCGTATGGGGGAGTGGGAGGTGATCCAAGAGTCGGGGGCTACGCTGCAACCCCTGACAGGCCCCGGCTTCACTGGAATGAGTAACCTGGGGAACAGCTGCTACCTCAACTCTGTCATGCAAGTGCTCTTCACCGTGCCGGACTTCCAGCGCAA GTATGCCTCCAACATCGAAAAGATTTTTGCCAACGCTCCAAGCGACCCCACACATGACTTCAAAACGCAAGT GGCAAAGTTGGGCCATGCCTTGTTGTCAGGGGAATATTCAAAACCTGCCCACGACTCTGAAGATAACCCCAGT GGTGATCAGGTCGGCATAGCGCCGCGAATGTTCAAAGCATTAGTTGGTCGAGGACACCCTGAGTTCTCCACCAATCGGCAGCAAGATGCTCAGGAGTTTTTTCTGCACTTCATTAACATGGTGGAG CGGAATTGTCGTTATGGGGAAAATCCCTCTGAGGCCTTTCGCTTCCTGGTGGAGGAAAGGATTGTCTGTCAGCAGTCAAACAAAGTCAAGTACACACAGAGGGTGGACTACATCGTACAGTTACCTGTGCCTATGGAACAAGCCACTAACGCAg ATGAGCTGCAGGAGGTGGAGCAGAAACGTCAGGAGGCGGAGGCTGCAGGCgtgccccctcctcccacccccagGGCTTATATCCCATTCGATGCCTGTCTGGATGCCCTGAGTGAACCTGAGACTCTCGTAGACTTCTGGAGCTCTGCTGTCCACGCCAAGACCACTGCCAGCAA GACGACCAGCTTTGCGTCCTTCCCTGATTATCTTGTCATCCAAATCAAGAAGTTCACCTTTGGCCTGGATTGGGTACCAAAGAAGCTTG ATGTGAGTATTGATGTGCCTGAAACACTAGATCTGAGTTCGCTCAGAGGGACTGGGCTACAGCCCGGGGAGGAGGTGCTTCCGGAGGTggccccccctcctctcatGACCCCTGACGTGGAGGTCAAAG cccCTGTACTAGATGACTCAACAGTGTCCCAGCTGTGTGAGATGGGCTTCCCCCTGGAGGCCTGCAGAAAGGCGGTCTACTGCACTGGGAACACTGGGATTGATGCCGCTATGAACTGGGTGATGGGTCACATGGACGACCCTG acTTCTCTGCCCCCATGGTGCTGCCGTGCGGAAGTTCGGCCCCGGGGTCCACGCCCACTGAAACGTTATCCGAGGAGCACTTAGCAACCATCGTCTCCATGGGGTTCGGCCGAGATCAGGCCACACGAGCGCTGCGGGCTACG AGCAATGTTCTGGAGCGGGCGGTGGACTGGATCTTCTCCCACCTGGATGACCTGGAGTCCATGGAGGTGTCGGAGGGGGGTCGCTCCGCTGCGGAGAGCGAGGGCGGCAGGGAGCCCCCCCCAGGACCCCGCGTGAGGGACGGAGATGGAA AGTATGAGCTGTTTGGCTTCATCAGTCACATGGGCACGAGTACCATGTGTGGTCACTATGTCTGCCACATCAAGAAGGACGAGCA gtgGGTGATCTTCAATGATCAGAAGGTGTGTGCCTCTGAGAAGCCCCCCAAGGACCTAGGATACCTGTACTTCTACAGAAGAgcgactgagtga
- the LOC133137526 gene encoding ubiquitin carboxyl-terminal hydrolase 5-like isoform X1 has protein sequence MADVSEVLMSVLSTIRVPRPGDRVHKDECVFSFANPEAEGGLYVCMNSFLGFGAQYVERHHNKNGQRAYLHIKRTRKAQKDEDANSDSPKKPIRLAIGIEGGFDIEQEQYEEEVKVVLFPDKQEVTLEDLTTMPDVVRERVSLSMTGLVSADSVSHTIQVQQWDGEVRQESRHAADLSQLDNGVKIPPSGWKCDVCGLEENLWMNLSDGKILCGRRYFDGSGGNNHALAHFQQTGYPLAVKLGTITPDGADVYSYEEDDMVLDSKLPEHLSHFGIDMMTMEKTERTMTELEIAANQRMGEWEVIQESGATLQPLTGPGFTGMSNLGNSCYLNSVMQVLFTVPDFQRKYASNIEKIFANAPSDPTHDFKTQVAKLGHALLSGEYSKPAHDSEDNPSGDQVGIAPRMFKALVGRGHPEFSTNRQQDAQEFFLHFINMVERNCRYGENPSEAFRFLVEERIVCQQSNKVKYTQRVDYIVQLPVPMEQATNADELQEVEQKRQEAEAAGVPPPPTPRAYIPFDACLDALSEPETLVDFWSSAVHAKTTASKTTSFASFPDYLVIQIKKFTFGLDWVPKKLDVSIDVPETLDLSSLRGTGLQPGEEVLPEVAPPPLMTPDVEVKGILGSHGNEDDDSLYSPLLSPVLDDSTVSQLCEMGFPLEACRKAVYCTGNTGIDAAMNWVMGHMDDPDFSAPMVLPCGSSAPGSTPTETLSEEHLATIVSMGFGRDQATRALRATSNVLERAVDWIFSHLDDLESMEVSEGGRSAAESEGGREPPPGPRVRDGDGKYELFGFISHMGTSTMCGHYVCHIKKDEQWVIFNDQKVCASEKPPKDLGYLYFYRRATE, from the exons ATGGCTGATGTGAGTGAGGTTTTGATGTCTGTTCTGTCCACGATTCGGGTTCCGAGGCCCGGAGATCGTGTCCACAAAGACGAATGCGTCTTCTCTTTTGCAAATCCG GAAGCAGAGGgtggtctgtatgtgtgtatgaacagTTTCCTTGGCTTTGGTGCTCAGTACGTGGAAAGACATCACAATAAGAATGGCCAAAGGGCGTATCTGCACATCAAGCGCACTCGTAAAGCCCAG AAAGACGAGGACGCAAATTCTGACTCGCCAAAAAAGCCGATACGGTTGGCTATTG GCATAGAAGGGGGATTTGATATAGAGCAGGAGCAGTATGAGGAAGAAGTCAAGGTTGTCCTCTTTcctgacaaacaggaagtgacattgGAGGACCTGACGACCATGCCCGATGTTGTCAGGGAGCGG GTGTCGTTGTCCATGACGGGGTTGGTGTCGGCAGACTCGGTGTCCCACACCATCCAGGTGCAGCAGTGGGACGGCGAGGTGCGGCAGGAGTCCCGGCATGCGGCCGACCTGAGCCAGCTGGACAACGGCGTCAAGATACCTCCCAG cgGGTGGAAGTGTGACGTGTGTGGCTTGGAGGAAAACCTGTGGATGAATCTCTCAGATGGGAAGATCCTCTGTGGGCGCAGGTACTTTGATGGCTCCGGAGGCAACAATCATGCCCTTGCGCACTTCCAGCAGACCGGATACCCCCTAGCTGTCAAACTGGGTACTATTACCCCTGATGGAGCAG ATGTGTACTCCTATGAGGAAGATGACATGGTTCTGGACTCTAAGTTGCCGGAACACCTGTCTCACTTTGGCATTGATATGATGACCATGGAGAAG ACAGAGAGAACGATGACTGAGCTGGAAATTGCGGCTAACCAGCGTATGGGGGAGTGGGAGGTGATCCAAGAGTCGGGGGCTACGCTGCAACCCCTGACAGGCCCCGGCTTCACTGGAATGAGTAACCTGGGGAACAGCTGCTACCTCAACTCTGTCATGCAAGTGCTCTTCACCGTGCCGGACTTCCAGCGCAA GTATGCCTCCAACATCGAAAAGATTTTTGCCAACGCTCCAAGCGACCCCACACATGACTTCAAAACGCAAGT GGCAAAGTTGGGCCATGCCTTGTTGTCAGGGGAATATTCAAAACCTGCCCACGACTCTGAAGATAACCCCAGT GGTGATCAGGTCGGCATAGCGCCGCGAATGTTCAAAGCATTAGTTGGTCGAGGACACCCTGAGTTCTCCACCAATCGGCAGCAAGATGCTCAGGAGTTTTTTCTGCACTTCATTAACATGGTGGAG CGGAATTGTCGTTATGGGGAAAATCCCTCTGAGGCCTTTCGCTTCCTGGTGGAGGAAAGGATTGTCTGTCAGCAGTCAAACAAAGTCAAGTACACACAGAGGGTGGACTACATCGTACAGTTACCTGTGCCTATGGAACAAGCCACTAACGCAg ATGAGCTGCAGGAGGTGGAGCAGAAACGTCAGGAGGCGGAGGCTGCAGGCgtgccccctcctcccacccccagGGCTTATATCCCATTCGATGCCTGTCTGGATGCCCTGAGTGAACCTGAGACTCTCGTAGACTTCTGGAGCTCTGCTGTCCACGCCAAGACCACTGCCAGCAA GACGACCAGCTTTGCGTCCTTCCCTGATTATCTTGTCATCCAAATCAAGAAGTTCACCTTTGGCCTGGATTGGGTACCAAAGAAGCTTG ATGTGAGTATTGATGTGCCTGAAACACTAGATCTGAGTTCGCTCAGAGGGACTGGGCTACAGCCCGGGGAGGAGGTGCTTCCGGAGGTggccccccctcctctcatGACCCCTGACGTGGAGGTCAAAGGTATCCTGGGCTCCCACGGCAACGAGGATGACGACTCGCTGTACTCCCCACTGctgt cccCTGTACTAGATGACTCAACAGTGTCCCAGCTGTGTGAGATGGGCTTCCCCCTGGAGGCCTGCAGAAAGGCGGTCTACTGCACTGGGAACACTGGGATTGATGCCGCTATGAACTGGGTGATGGGTCACATGGACGACCCTG acTTCTCTGCCCCCATGGTGCTGCCGTGCGGAAGTTCGGCCCCGGGGTCCACGCCCACTGAAACGTTATCCGAGGAGCACTTAGCAACCATCGTCTCCATGGGGTTCGGCCGAGATCAGGCCACACGAGCGCTGCGGGCTACG AGCAATGTTCTGGAGCGGGCGGTGGACTGGATCTTCTCCCACCTGGATGACCTGGAGTCCATGGAGGTGTCGGAGGGGGGTCGCTCCGCTGCGGAGAGCGAGGGCGGCAGGGAGCCCCCCCCAGGACCCCGCGTGAGGGACGGAGATGGAA AGTATGAGCTGTTTGGCTTCATCAGTCACATGGGCACGAGTACCATGTGTGGTCACTATGTCTGCCACATCAAGAAGGACGAGCA gtgGGTGATCTTCAATGATCAGAAGGTGTGTGCCTCTGAGAAGCCCCCCAAGGACCTAGGATACCTGTACTTCTACAGAAGAgcgactgagtga
- the LOC133137013 gene encoding guanine nucleotide-binding protein G(I)/G(S)/G(T) subunit beta-3-like, whose product MGDLEQLKKEVKTIKEQIASARKAAQDTTLDSVASGATAIGRIQPKTRKTLKGHLAKIYGMHWATDSRQMVSASQDGKLIVWDAHTSNKVNAIPLKSSWVMTCAFAPSGDLVASGGLDNICTVYNLQGKDGNVRVLRELDAHSGYLSCCRFMNDNEIITSSGDTTCVLWDIETGKQKTIFVNHLGDCMSLALSPDMNTFISGACDNQAKLWDIRDGTCKQTFDGHTSDINAISFFPTGTAIVTGSDDCSCKMYDLRADQELTTYMDSSIKCGVTSLALSVSGRLILAGYDDFNCNIWDSLKGEKVGVLSGHDNRVSCTGVPPDGMCVCTGSWDSFLKIWN is encoded by the exons ATGGGTGACTTGGAGCAGCTGAAAAAGGAAGTCAAAACCATTAAAGAGCAAATTGCA TCGGCACGCAAGGCAGCCCAGGACACCACCCTGGACTCTGTGGCCTCTGGGGCAACAGCAATTGGGCGCATCCAGCCAAAGACTAGGAAGACACTAAAAGGACACCTGGCTAAAATCTATGGCATGCACTGGGCCACCGATTCCAG GCAAATGGTCAGTGCTTCCCAGGATGGCAAGCTCATTGTGTGGGATGCCCACACCTCCAACAAG gtgAATGCCATCCCCCTGAAGTCCTCATGGGTGATGACATGTGCTTTTGCACCCTCTGGGGACCTAGTGGCTAGCGGTGGCCTGGACAACATATGCACTGTCTACAACCTGCAGGGCAAAGATGGCAACGTCAGAGTGCTGAGAGAGTTGGATGCCCACTCAG GTTACCTCTCCTGTTGCCGCTTCATGAATGACAACGAAATCATCACCAGCTCTGGTGACACCACTTG TGTCCTGTGGGACATTGAGACGGGCAAGCAGAAAACAATCTTCGTGAACCACCTGGGCGATTGCATGTCCCTGGCCTTGAGCCCAGATATGAACACATTCATCTCCGGGGCCTGCGACAACCAGGCCAAGCTGTGGGACATCAGAGACGGAACCTGCAAACAGACCTTCGATGGCCACACGAGTGACATCAATGCCATCTCA tTCTTCCCCACCGGCACCGCAATCGTGACAGGATCCGACGACTGCTCCTGTAAGATGTACGACCTGCGCGCAGACCAGGAGCTGACCACTTACATGGACAGCAGCATCAAATGTGGCGTCACCTCCCTGGCCCTGTCTGTCTCCGGCCGCCTGATCTTGGCCGGGTACGATGACTTCAACTGCAACATCTGGGACTCGCTCAAGGGCGAGAAAGTTG GAGTGTTGTCTGGTCATGACAACAGAGTGAGCTGCACAGGAGTGCCCCCTGATGGTATGTGCGTTTGCACAGGATCCTGGGATAGTTTCCTGAAGATCTGGAATTGA
- the LOC133137963 gene encoding calsyntenin-3, with product MDGVTFLSFLLLCLTSVTHGNKANKHKPWIETEYQGIVMENDNTVLLNPPLFAVDKDAPLHYAGEICGFKVHSGTSGSGAAKFEAVVLDRSTGEGLVRSKEPLDCENQREHSFTIQAYDCGEGPDGSNSKKSHKATVHVRVNDVNEFSPVFVERRYEASVPEGRLFDRIVRVEALDADCSPQYSQICFYDIITPDVPFAIDNDGNIKNTEPLDSKRQRVHTFWVTAFDCGKNRAQADAQVIVTVKPSCKPGWIGWSKRVEYIPGSGSIPLFPSLHLETCEETVWNIQATIELQTGHIGKGCDRDSYSDRSVRRLCGALRGEADLLPPPSPAANWTAALPTLPSSDSSLIFSFNGTNHVAVVPDSVAATVSGDHFTLQLWMRRGGANAHAPTNQARGSHREEETIICSTVRNDDSFSHYSLSVHGCRLSLFYWPDVTAARPIKFLWKLEQVCDSEWHHLSLSVQFPSVTLYVDGVTFDPALIHDNGVIPNPAPHQRVVIGACWEEKPKDIVNNTIPESKDTAKFVGGYRGLLSGVTVRPGSVEPHSVVECLYACREGLDFGDLETLGSGMKVHVNPSQSTLVLEGDDIESFNRAVQQVTYRNSLRFATPGVRPLRLSTSLRCFSEESCLSLKQLEGYLVVLKPDAPQISLSGVGPHLARPAPEFEGPRGIPLFPELRITCSLSHTVNTAAQDMEGGALMSDAVAHTLDGCEVQPLGEELNPEREELMVDMESLRERGLDIINTTAYIAITGAESISVYEDVLRSIRYRLAKDSARFERRFRLSCSEMNGRYTSNELTLEVNFLHSLDSLYHPSHLLASEQQFLHPSHHSGELSGHALPSSQHSSVVPGAATVIIMVCVGFLAVMVILGVFRIRSIHRRGDGVRGGEKEGGGQWDDSALTIIVNPMETYESRMGVATDMEGEDEEDEEGVESPGDASDDQQIIIKKEGRDSAPRRY from the exons ATGGATGGAGTGacttttctctcctttcttctcctGTGCTTGACCTCCGTTACCCACGGTAACAAAG CCAATAAGCACAAGCCGTGGATCGAGACGGAATACCAGGGGATCGTGATGGAGAACGATAACACGGTGCTGCTGAACCCGCCTCTCTTCGCCGTGGACAAGGACGCGCCTCTGCACTACGCAG GTGAGATTTGTGGCTTCAAGGTTCACAGTGGGACCTCGGGCTCCGGTGCAGCTAAGTTTGAGGCGGTGGTTCTGGACCGGTCGACAGGGGAGGGACTGGTCCGCTCTAAGGAACCTCTGGACTGTGAGAACCAGCGAGAGCACAGCTTCACTATCCAAGCCTATGACTGCGGAGAGGGCCCTGATGGGTCCAACAGCAAAAAATCACACAA GGCCACAGTACACGTGCGCGTGAACGACGTGAACGAGTTCTCCCCTGTGTTTGTGGAGCGTCGGTACGAGGCGTCCGTGCCCGAGGGCCGCCTCTTCGACCGCATCGTGAGGGTGGAGGCGCTGGACGCCGACTGCTCCCCGCAGTACAGCCAGATCTGTTTCTATGACATCATCACTCCGGACGTGCCCTTCGCCATCGACAACGACG GGAACATAAAGAACACGGAGCCCTTGGACTCAAAGCGTCAGAGGGTGCACACATTTTGGGTGACCGCGTTCGACTGCGGCAAGAACCGCGCCCAGGCCGACGCCCAGGTCATCGTGACCGTCAAACCGTCCTGCAAGCCCGGCTGGATCG GGTGGTCCAAGCGTGTGGAGTACATCCCAGGGTCCGGCAGTATCCCCCTCTtccccagccttcacctggagACGTGCGAGGAGACGGTCTGGAACATTCAGGCCACCATCGAGCTGCAGACGGGCCACATCGGGAAGGGCTGCGACAGGGACAGTTACTCTGATAGGTCGGTCCGCAGGCTGTGTG GTGCGTTAAGGGGGGAAGCCGACTTGCTCCCTCCCCCTTCACCAGCAGCCAATTGGACAGCAgccctccccaccctcccttccTCCGATTCGTCGCTAATCTTCTCCTTCAATGGCACGAACCACGTTGCCGTTGTGCCAGATTCGGTGGCCGCCACGGTGTCCGGTGACCACTTTACCCTCCAGTTATGGATGCGAAGAGGTGGAGCCAATGCGCATGCACCAACCAATCAGGCGAGAGGGAGCCACAGGGAGGAGGAGACCATCATCTGCAGCACTGTCAGGAATG ATGATTCATTCTCTCACTACTCCCTGTCAGTGCATGGTTGCCGCTTGTCTCTGTTCTATTGGCCTGATGTCACTGCTGCCCGTCCCATCAAGTTCCTCTGGAAACTGGAACAG gTGTGTGACAGCGAGTGGCATCACCTCTCCTTGAGTGTCCAGTTCCCCTCCGTCACTCTCTACGTCGATGGTGTGACCTTCGACCCTGCCCTCATCCATGACAACGGCGTGATCCCCAACCCTGCCCCTCATCAGCGTGTGGTCATTGGAGCATGCTGGG AAGAGAAACCAAAGGATATTGTGAACAACACTATTCCTGAGAGCAAAGACACAG CGAAGTTTGTGGGAGGTTACCGGGGGCTGTTGTCAGGGGTGACCGTGCGCCCAGGCAGTGTGGAGCCCCACAGTGTGGTGGAGTGCCTGTACGCCTgcagagaggggctggacttTGGTGACCTGGAAACGCTGGGATCAGGGATGAAA GTGCACGTAAACCCAAGCCAGTCTACGCTGGTTTTGGAAGGGGATGATATCGAGAGCTTCAACCGCGCAGTGCAGCAGGTGACCTACAGGAACTCCCTCCGTTTTGCCACCCCTGGGGTCCGTCCTCTCAGGCTCTCCACCTCGCTCAG GTGTTTCAGCGAGGagagctgtctgtctctcaagCAGCTCGAGGGGTACCTTGTGGTCCTTAAGCCCGACGCTCCCCAGATCTCCCTGTCCGGGGTGGGACCCCACCTGGCCAGGCCGGCCCCTGAGTTTGAGGGGCCCCGCGGGATCCCCCTGTTCCCTGAGCTGAGGATAACCTGCTCACTGTCCCACACTGTCAACACCGCAGCGCAGGacatggagggagggg ctcTCATGTCCGATGCCGTGGCCCACACTCTGGATGGCTGTGAGGTCCAGCCCCTGGGGGAGGAGTTAAACCCAGAGAGGGAGGAGCTTATGGTGGACATGGAGTCActtagagagagagggctggacATCATCAACACGACGGCTTACATTGCAATCACAG GAGCCGAGTCCATCTCGGTGTACGAAGACGTCCTGCGCTCCATTCGATACCGCCTGGCCAAGGACTCCGCCCGCTTCGAGAGGCGTTTCCGTCTGTCCTGCTCAGAGATGAATGGCCGATACACGAGCAACGAGCTCACTTTGGAG GTGAATTTCCTGCACTCCTTGGACAGTCTGTACCATCCTTCACACCTCCTGGCCTCAGAGCAGCAGTTCCTCCACCCGTCCCACCACTCTGGAGAGCTGAGCGGACACGCGCTCCCCAGCTCCCAGCACAGCTCTG TTGTGCCAGGAGCAGCCACGGTTATCATTATGGTCTGCGTGGGGTTCTTGGCTGTCATGGTGATCCTGGGCGTGTTCAGAATCCGTTCCATCCATCGCCGCGGAGACGGGGTCAGGGGCGGTGAGAAGGAAGGTGGCGGCCAATGGGACGACTCTGCGCTCACCATCATCGTTAACCCCATGGAG ACGTATGAGTCGAGGATGGGCGTGGCCACAGATATGGAGGGCGAAgacgaggaagatgaggaagggGTGGAGTCACCTGGCGATGCCAGCGATGATCAGCAAATCATCATCAAGAAGGAAGGGAGAGACTCTGCCCCCCGGCGTTACTAA